From the genome of Glycine max cultivar Williams 82 chromosome 2, Glycine_max_v4.0, whole genome shotgun sequence, one region includes:
- the LOC100813211 gene encoding mitochondrial substrate carrier family protein B isoform X2, with product MQMEARVGVAVDGGGVRKLVQPPPPKHIGTVSQLLAGGVAGAFSKSCTAPLARLTILFQIQGMHSNVATLRKASIWNEASRIIHEEGFGAFWKGNLVTIAHRLPYSSVNFYSYEHYKKLLKMVPGLQSHRDNVSADLCVHFVGGGLAGVTAATTTYPLDLVRTRLAAQTNFTYYRGIWHALHTISKEEGIFGLYKGLGTTLLTVGPSIAISFSVYETLRSYWQSNRSDDSPAVVSLACGSLSGIASSTVVYYAFDAEKESLVQELHQVSNQTDP from the exons ATGCAAATGGAAGCTAGGGTTGGTGTGGCGGTGGATGGTGGTGGTGTACGGAAGTTGGTGCAGCCGCCGCCGCCGAAACATATTGGGACTGTTTCTCAGCTTCTTGCCGGAGGAGTCGCCGGCGCGTTCAGCAAATCCTGTACGGCGCCGCTTGCGAGACTCACCATCCTCTTTCAG ATTCAAGGAATGCATTCCAATGTTGCAACTTTGAGAAAAGCCAGTATATGGAATGAGGCTTCACGGATTATCCATGAAGAGGGGTTTGGAGCTTTCTGGAAAGGGAATCTGGTCACCATTGCTCACCGGTTACCTTATTCTTCGGTTAACTTTTATTCGTACGAGCACTACAAGAAG TTGCTAAAGATGGTTCCGGGACTTCAAAGTCATAGGGATAATGTTAGTGCAGACCTTTGCGTACATTTTGTTGGTGGTGGCCTGGCAGGAGTCACTGCTGCCACAACTACTTATCCATTGGATCTTGTAAGAACACGGCTGGCTGCACAG ACAAATTTTACCTACTACAGAGGTATCTGGCATGCTTTAcacacaattagcaaggaagaGGGAATATTTGGCCTTTATAAGGGACTTGGAACTACACTCTTG ACTGTAGGGCCAAGTATAGCTATCAGCTTCTCTGTGTATGAAACCTTGAGATCTTATTGGCAGTCAAATAG ATCGGATGATTCACCTGCTGTCGTTAGTCTGGCTTGCGGCAGTCTTTCAGGCATTGCATCATCAACAG TGGTTTACTATGCTTTTGATGCAGAGAAAGAGAGTTTGGTGCAGGAACTGCACCAAGTATCTAACCAGACTGACCCATAG
- the LOC100813211 gene encoding mitochondrial substrate carrier family protein V isoform X3, which translates to MQMEARVGVAVDGGGVRKLVQPPPPKHIGTVSQLLAGGVAGAFSKSCTAPLARLTILFQIQGMHSNVATLRKASIWNEASRIIHEEGFGAFWKGNLVTIAHRLPYSSVNFYSYEHYKKLLKMVPGLQSHRDNVSADLCVHFVGGGLAGVTAATTTYPLDLVRTRLAAQTNFTYYRGIWHALHTISKEEGIFGLYKGLGTTLLTVGPSIAISFSVYETLRSYWQSNRSDDSPAVVSLACGSLSGIASSTEKESLVQELHQVSNQTDP; encoded by the exons ATGCAAATGGAAGCTAGGGTTGGTGTGGCGGTGGATGGTGGTGGTGTACGGAAGTTGGTGCAGCCGCCGCCGCCGAAACATATTGGGACTGTTTCTCAGCTTCTTGCCGGAGGAGTCGCCGGCGCGTTCAGCAAATCCTGTACGGCGCCGCTTGCGAGACTCACCATCCTCTTTCAG ATTCAAGGAATGCATTCCAATGTTGCAACTTTGAGAAAAGCCAGTATATGGAATGAGGCTTCACGGATTATCCATGAAGAGGGGTTTGGAGCTTTCTGGAAAGGGAATCTGGTCACCATTGCTCACCGGTTACCTTATTCTTCGGTTAACTTTTATTCGTACGAGCACTACAAGAAG TTGCTAAAGATGGTTCCGGGACTTCAAAGTCATAGGGATAATGTTAGTGCAGACCTTTGCGTACATTTTGTTGGTGGTGGCCTGGCAGGAGTCACTGCTGCCACAACTACTTATCCATTGGATCTTGTAAGAACACGGCTGGCTGCACAG ACAAATTTTACCTACTACAGAGGTATCTGGCATGCTTTAcacacaattagcaaggaagaGGGAATATTTGGCCTTTATAAGGGACTTGGAACTACACTCTTG ACTGTAGGGCCAAGTATAGCTATCAGCTTCTCTGTGTATGAAACCTTGAGATCTTATTGGCAGTCAAATAG ATCGGATGATTCACCTGCTGTCGTTAGTCTGGCTTGCGGCAGTCTTTCAGGCATTGCATCATCAACAG AGAAAGAGAGTTTGGTGCAGGAACTGCACCAAGTATCTAACCAGACTGACCCATAG